From Orcinus orca chromosome 3, mOrcOrc1.1, whole genome shotgun sequence, a single genomic window includes:
- the LSM4 gene encoding U6 snRNA-associated Sm-like protein LSm4 — protein MLPLSLLKTAQNHPMLVELKNGETYNGHLVSCDNWMNINLREVICTSRDGDKFWRMPECYIRGSTIKYLRIPDEIIDMVKEEVVAKGRGRGGLQQQKQQKGRGMGGAGRGVFGGRGRGGIPGTGRGQPEKKPGRQAGKQ, from the exons ATG CTTCCTTTGTCACTGCTGAAAACGGCTCAGAATCACCCAATG TTGGTGGAGCTCAAAAACGGGGAGACGTACAATGGGCACCTGGTGAGCTGCGACAACTGGATGAACATCAACTTGCGTGAAGTGATCTGCACGTCCAGG GACGGGGACAAATTCTGGCGGATGCCCGAGTGCTACATCCGCGGCAGCACCATCAAGTACCTGCGCATCCCTGATGAGATCATCGACATGgtcaaggaggaggtggtggccaAGGGCCGCGGCCGCGGTGGCctgcagcagcagaagcagcagaaggGCCGCGGAATGGGGGGCGCTGGGCGAG GTGTGTTTGGGGGCCGGGGCCGAGGTGGAATCCCAGGCACCGGCAGAGGTCAACCAGAAAAGAAGCCAGGCAGACAGGCGGGCAAACAGTGA